The Ruania alba genome has a window encoding:
- the der gene encoding ribosome biogenesis GTPase Der has translation MLVDPRRPDLTETAEDGQRAEALRAGLREYELEEDDLALLAGGDDVTDRAEPAGPPPVLAVVGRPNVGKSTLVNRILGRREAVVQDTPGVTRDRVSYPADWSGRQFTLVDTGGWERDAKGLGSRVADQAEIAIALADAVLFVVDAVVGPTDEDEYVVRMLRRAGKPTLLVANKVDDQRGEADAALLWSLGLGEPYPVSALHGRGSGDLLDAALEVLPETSAVGGEIPEGGPRRVALVGRPNVGKSSLLNAISGAHRVVVDEVAGTTRDPVDELVVVGGRPWWFVDTAGIRRRVHQTSGADFYASLRTQSALEKAEVGVVLIDASVPMTEQDIRVVQQVIDAGRSLVIAYNKWDLMDDDRRSFLDREIEQQLVQVPWAPRVNFSAKTGWHTNRLVRALDTALESWDTRIPTGKLNAFLGEVTAAKPHPVRSGKQPRILFATQASTRPPRFVLFTTGFLDPGYRRFVERRLRETFGFEGTPISIGVRVREKRRR, from the coding sequence ATGCTCGTGGACCCGCGACGCCCTGATCTGACCGAGACCGCGGAGGACGGCCAGCGTGCAGAAGCGTTGCGCGCAGGCCTGCGGGAGTACGAGCTGGAGGAGGACGACCTCGCCCTGCTCGCAGGGGGCGACGACGTCACGGACCGTGCCGAGCCGGCCGGCCCGCCGCCCGTGCTCGCCGTGGTCGGGCGACCGAACGTGGGCAAGTCGACCCTGGTGAACCGGATCCTCGGCCGTCGTGAGGCCGTCGTGCAGGACACACCGGGCGTGACCCGGGACCGGGTGAGCTACCCGGCCGACTGGTCCGGGCGCCAGTTCACCCTCGTGGACACCGGCGGCTGGGAGCGTGACGCCAAGGGGTTGGGCAGCCGCGTGGCCGATCAGGCCGAGATCGCGATCGCCCTGGCCGACGCGGTGCTCTTCGTCGTGGACGCCGTAGTCGGGCCCACGGACGAGGACGAGTACGTGGTGCGAATGCTGCGGCGCGCCGGCAAACCCACATTGCTGGTCGCCAACAAGGTCGACGATCAGCGCGGTGAAGCCGATGCGGCGCTGCTGTGGTCGCTCGGCCTGGGCGAGCCCTACCCCGTCTCGGCACTGCACGGTCGTGGTTCGGGCGACCTGCTCGATGCCGCACTCGAGGTACTTCCGGAAACGTCCGCCGTCGGGGGCGAGATCCCGGAGGGCGGGCCACGGCGCGTGGCCCTGGTGGGCCGGCCGAACGTGGGCAAGTCGTCCCTGCTGAACGCGATCTCGGGCGCCCACCGTGTGGTGGTCGACGAGGTCGCCGGGACGACGCGGGACCCGGTCGACGAGCTCGTCGTGGTCGGCGGCCGTCCCTGGTGGTTCGTGGACACCGCCGGGATCCGACGTCGGGTGCACCAGACCTCCGGAGCCGACTTCTATGCCTCCCTGCGGACCCAGTCTGCGCTGGAGAAGGCCGAGGTGGGGGTGGTGCTCATCGACGCCAGCGTCCCCATGACCGAGCAGGACATCCGCGTGGTGCAACAGGTGATCGATGCCGGACGCTCCCTGGTGATCGCCTACAACAAGTGGGACCTGATGGACGACGATCGGCGGTCCTTCCTCGACCGGGAGATCGAACAGCAGCTCGTGCAGGTGCCATGGGCACCGAGGGTGAACTTCTCGGCGAAGACCGGCTGGCACACGAACCGGCTGGTGCGCGCGCTCGACACGGCGCTGGAGTCCTGGGACACCCGCATTCCGACCGGGAAGCTGAACGCCTTCCTCGGTGAGGTCACCGCCGCCAAGCCGCACCCGGTGCGCAGCGGCAAGCAGCCACGCATCCTGTTCGCCACGCAGGCGAGCACTCGTCCGCCCCGATTCGTGCTGTTCACCACCGGGTTCCTGGACCCTGGCTACCGGCGCTTCGTCGAACGCCGGCTGCGTGAGACCTTTGGCTTCGAGGGAACCCCGATCTCGATCGGGGTTCGGGTGCGGGAGAAGCGCCGGCGCTGA
- a CDS encoding lysophospholipid acyltransferase family protein: MSSDRAATPGQAITAAQIKRWGPTWSRRVGWCLAHGVWNTQVVGGDRMPRTGRLLVAANHTGIIDGPLLHGVIPRESHIIIKEEMFSGVIGFLMRNAGQIPVDRRNGRAALQTALTLLNEDRLVGVFPEGTRGTGDVKQTKAGIAWLAVRSGAPVLPVAILGTRPAGKKPGYIPGFRGRLVVEFGEPFQAVAPEAGIGRTAVTDAMGTIQEQLSMHVHGASERHGVPLPRTTEI, from the coding sequence ATGAGCAGCGACCGAGCCGCGACCCCCGGCCAGGCCATCACCGCTGCGCAGATCAAGCGCTGGGGCCCGACCTGGTCCCGCCGGGTGGGCTGGTGCCTGGCACACGGCGTGTGGAACACGCAGGTGGTCGGGGGCGACCGCATGCCGCGGACCGGCCGTTTGCTCGTGGCCGCGAACCACACGGGCATCATCGACGGTCCACTGCTGCACGGGGTGATCCCGCGGGAGTCGCACATCATCATCAAGGAGGAGATGTTCTCCGGGGTGATCGGGTTCCTGATGCGCAACGCGGGACAGATTCCGGTGGACCGACGCAACGGGCGGGCCGCGTTGCAGACGGCGCTCACTCTGCTGAACGAGGACCGCCTGGTCGGGGTGTTCCCCGAAGGCACGCGCGGGACCGGCGACGTGAAGCAGACCAAGGCAGGGATCGCCTGGCTCGCCGTGCGGTCCGGCGCCCCGGTGCTCCCGGTGGCCATCCTGGGTACCCGGCCCGCCGGGAAGAAGCCCGGCTATATCCCGGGCTTCCGGGGACGGCTCGTGGTGGAGTTCGGCGAGCCGTTCCAGGCCGTCGCGCCCGAGGCGGGGATCGGGCGGACGGCGGTCACCGACGCGATGGGCACGATCCAGGAGCAGTTGAGCATGCACGTGCACGGAGCGTCCGAGCGGCACGGCGTGCCGCTGCCGCGGACTACCGAGATCTGA
- the cmk gene encoding (d)CMP kinase, with the protein MSVDGIVVAIDGPSGSGKSTISRRVAAHFGLGYLDTGAMYRAAAWWCIRAGVDLDDHSTVAQLVREMPLEISTDSAHPTFIVGGEDVGVVIRSTEISTRVSAVATNLDVRAELQRRQRDVIAAESGQAKTGHQAHSGGRGVIAEGRDITTVVAPDADVRILLLADEEARLARRAREVHGTVDEVSLAATRDQVIRRDADDSTVSNFTTAADGVISVDTSALTLEEAVATVQEIVSAASTRSTGSPEEHS; encoded by the coding sequence GTGAGCGTCGATGGAATCGTGGTGGCCATCGACGGTCCCAGCGGGTCAGGAAAGTCCACGATCAGCAGACGCGTGGCGGCCCACTTCGGGCTCGGTTACCTCGACACCGGCGCCATGTATCGCGCCGCCGCGTGGTGGTGCATCCGCGCGGGCGTGGACCTGGACGACCACTCGACGGTGGCTCAGCTCGTCCGGGAGATGCCGCTCGAGATCAGTACCGATTCCGCCCATCCGACGTTCATCGTGGGTGGGGAGGACGTCGGGGTGGTGATCCGCAGCACCGAGATCTCCACCCGGGTGAGCGCGGTGGCCACCAACCTGGACGTGCGCGCCGAGCTGCAGCGCCGGCAGCGCGACGTGATCGCCGCCGAGAGCGGGCAGGCTAAGACCGGTCACCAGGCGCACAGCGGCGGCCGCGGCGTGATTGCCGAGGGCCGCGATATCACCACGGTGGTGGCCCCCGACGCCGACGTACGGATCCTGCTCCTGGCCGATGAAGAGGCCCGGCTTGCCCGCCGGGCACGCGAGGTGCACGGCACGGTGGACGAGGTGAGTCTTGCGGCCACCAGGGACCAGGTGATCCGTCGGGACGCGGACGATTCCACCGTCTCCAACTTCACCACCGCCGCAGATGGCGTGATCAGCGTGGACACCTCCGCACTCACCCTCGAGGAGGCGGTGGCCACCGTGCAGGAGATCGTCTCCGCCGCATCCACCCGCAGCACCGGATCCCCCGAGGAGCACTCATGA
- a CDS encoding pseudouridine synthase gives MTPSTSRGGRRSNRQQRSPHPARDVHTPDGVRLQKVLAGAGFGSRRACEELIAAGRVSVDGVQMRELGVRVDPKRAVIHVNGLRVQLDDSLVTIALHKPAGVYSTMADESGRPDLSQYVADRRERLFHVGRLDAETTGLILLTNDGDLAHRLTHPSYEIPKTYVAKVEGAVARGLGGRLKDGIVLEDGTVRVDAFTVLETTPQASVVEVVLHEGRKHIVRRLFEEVGHPVTQLSRTTIGPIRLGHLKPGRTRVIEGRELGSLMTAVQL, from the coding sequence ATGACACCCTCCACCTCCCGCGGCGGCCGCCGCAGCAACCGCCAGCAGCGTTCGCCGCACCCGGCCCGTGATGTGCACACCCCCGACGGCGTCCGGCTGCAGAAGGTCCTGGCCGGTGCCGGTTTCGGTTCCCGCCGGGCCTGCGAGGAACTCATCGCTGCCGGGCGGGTGAGTGTGGACGGGGTCCAGATGCGCGAACTGGGCGTACGGGTGGACCCGAAGCGTGCGGTGATCCACGTGAACGGGTTGCGCGTACAGCTGGACGACTCGCTGGTCACCATCGCCCTGCACAAGCCGGCCGGGGTCTACTCCACGATGGCGGACGAGTCGGGACGCCCGGACCTGTCCCAGTACGTGGCTGATCGCCGGGAGCGGCTCTTCCACGTCGGGCGGCTGGACGCTGAGACGACCGGGCTGATCCTGCTGACCAACGACGGCGACCTCGCGCACCGCCTCACCCACCCCTCGTACGAGATTCCGAAGACCTACGTCGCGAAGGTCGAGGGCGCGGTCGCGCGCGGCCTCGGCGGCCGGCTCAAGGACGGGATCGTGCTCGAGGACGGCACGGTGCGCGTGGACGCCTTCACGGTGCTCGAGACCACGCCGCAGGCGAGCGTGGTGGAGGTGGTGCTGCACGAGGGGCGCAAGCACATCGTCCGCCGGCTGTTCGAGGAGGTCGGGCACCCGGTCACCCAGCTCAGCAGGACCACCATCGGTCCGATCCGGCTCGGCCACCTCAAACCCGGCCGTACGCGCGTGATCGAGGGACGTGAGCTGGGCAGCCTGATGACCGCAGTACAGCTGTAG
- a CDS encoding DUF2332 domain-containing protein, whose translation MQTQARDTAAFYRSWAQVEARGSSPQYQALAEAVADDPTTIAFLDALPRSKRQPNLLFGALRWFGAPVEDPAAALAQLRQQTAEVAALMRARATQTNEAARCAVMLPALGLVGGPLALLELGASAGLCLLPDRWCYAWTDEHGRTTRLGDASDPGAVLLEASVRGNPPLPDRHPEIAARLGLDAHPVQAGDPDERRWLRCLVWPEHTERATRLAAALEMAARARVDIRAGSFPDDIAETVAALRTAAPGAPVVVTHSAAAAYLDQDGRHRFASELDALDVHRIGLEGLAVSRDLGVAGLEDVDVREMAHRFVLSLDGQALGTAHPHGRDLDWWSPGAPGPEPAGAAGKV comes from the coding sequence ATGCAGACACAGGCACGCGATACCGCCGCGTTCTACCGTTCCTGGGCCCAGGTAGAGGCGCGTGGTTCGTCACCGCAGTACCAGGCACTGGCCGAGGCAGTCGCGGACGACCCGACCACCATCGCCTTCCTCGACGCCCTCCCACGCTCGAAGCGGCAGCCGAACCTGCTGTTCGGTGCACTGCGGTGGTTCGGCGCCCCGGTCGAGGACCCGGCCGCCGCCTTGGCACAGTTGCGGCAACAGACGGCGGAGGTCGCGGCGCTGATGAGAGCTCGTGCCACGCAGACCAACGAGGCCGCGCGATGTGCGGTGATGCTGCCGGCACTTGGACTGGTCGGCGGCCCGCTCGCGTTGCTGGAGCTCGGTGCCAGCGCTGGTCTGTGCCTGCTCCCGGACCGGTGGTGCTACGCCTGGACCGACGAACACGGTCGTACGACCCGGCTCGGCGACGCCTCGGACCCCGGAGCTGTGCTGCTGGAAGCGAGCGTCCGGGGCAATCCACCACTTCCCGATCGCCACCCGGAGATCGCCGCACGGCTCGGGCTCGATGCGCACCCGGTGCAGGCCGGTGACCCGGACGAACGCCGCTGGCTCCGGTGCCTCGTCTGGCCCGAGCACACCGAACGCGCGACGCGGCTCGCGGCGGCGCTGGAGATGGCCGCGCGTGCACGTGTGGACATCCGCGCGGGCTCCTTCCCTGACGACATCGCCGAGACGGTCGCAGCGTTGCGCACCGCAGCTCCGGGAGCACCGGTCGTGGTGACACACAGTGCCGCAGCCGCCTACCTGGATCAGGACGGTCGGCACCGGTTCGCATCCGAGCTGGACGCTCTGGATGTGCATCGGATCGGGCTGGAAGGGCTGGCGGTGAGCCGCGACCTGGGGGTGGCAGGCCTGGAGGATGTGGACGTCCGGGAAATGGCGCACCGATTCGTGCTGAGCCTGGACGGACAAGCCCTCGGCACGGCGCACCCGCACGGCCGAGACCTCGACTGGTGGTCGCCGGGAGCGCCGGGACCGGAACCGGCCGGAGCCGCCGGTAAGGTGTGA
- a CDS encoding prephenate dehydrogenase produces the protein MTADDPTATRGPVHIVGTGLLGTSIALALTARQVPVTLSDTSPSMLALARDLGAGEIDAPAAPALVVVAVPPDVTSGEVARALRTFPDAVVTDVASVKSVLLAELRELGEADPQVDLSRYVGSHPMAGREKSGAAAASADLFIGRPWVIAAHEHSTDTAVLTVRALAADAGASVVSMDAVEHDDAVALISHVPQLMASLMAAQLTEAPERALALAGQGVRDVTRIAASDPRLWSAILTGNARAVSGLLRGIRDELDSLVAAVERAAADGPLAPGAVAGISRLITAGNHGVSRVPGKHGGARRRYAEVTVLVPDEPGELGRLFSEVGEIGVNIEDFQMEHSPKQKVGMAIVSVTQDSAQPLEQALEQRGWRVVAP, from the coding sequence GTGACGGCCGACGATCCCACCGCGACCCGTGGCCCGGTGCACATCGTCGGCACCGGGCTGCTGGGCACGAGCATCGCACTCGCGCTTACGGCACGGCAGGTACCGGTGACCCTCTCCGACACCTCGCCCTCGATGCTGGCCCTGGCCCGCGATCTGGGCGCTGGGGAGATCGACGCGCCCGCGGCGCCCGCACTGGTGGTCGTGGCCGTACCGCCTGACGTGACCTCAGGGGAAGTCGCACGCGCACTACGGACGTTCCCGGACGCCGTCGTGACGGACGTGGCGAGCGTGAAATCGGTCCTGCTCGCCGAGCTGCGCGAGCTGGGCGAGGCTGATCCCCAGGTGGACCTGAGCCGCTATGTCGGCTCGCACCCGATGGCCGGCCGGGAGAAGTCCGGCGCCGCCGCTGCCTCCGCGGACCTGTTCATCGGCCGGCCCTGGGTGATCGCGGCGCACGAGCACTCCACGGACACCGCGGTGCTGACCGTGCGTGCACTGGCCGCCGATGCGGGTGCCTCCGTGGTCTCCATGGACGCTGTCGAGCACGACGACGCTGTAGCGCTGATCTCCCACGTCCCGCAGTTGATGGCGTCGCTGATGGCCGCCCAGCTGACGGAGGCGCCGGAGCGGGCGCTCGCCCTCGCCGGTCAGGGCGTGCGTGACGTCACGCGAATCGCTGCCTCCGACCCGCGGCTCTGGTCCGCGATCCTGACCGGCAACGCACGCGCCGTGAGTGGGCTGCTGCGTGGCATCCGGGACGAGCTGGACTCGCTCGTAGCAGCGGTGGAGCGCGCGGCCGCGGACGGACCTCTCGCCCCCGGGGCCGTGGCGGGGATCTCTCGACTGATCACTGCCGGCAACCACGGGGTGTCCCGGGTGCCCGGCAAGCACGGGGGAGCGCGGCGCCGCTATGCCGAGGTGACCGTGCTGGTGCCGGACGAGCCCGGTGAGCTCGGCCGGCTGTTCTCCGAGGTGGGAGAGATCGGCGTGAACATCGAGGACTTCCAGATGGAGCACTCTCCGAAGCAGAAGGTGGGTATGGCGATCGTGTCGGTGACACAGGACTCGGCGCAGCCGCTCGAGCAGGCACTGGAGCAGCGTGGCTGGCGGGTGGTGGCACCGTGA